In a single window of the Desulfovibrio mangrovi genome:
- the pdxA gene encoding 4-hydroxythreonine-4-phosphate dehydrogenase PdxA, producing the protein MKPLLVTLGDPNGLGPELACRLFGLGGSGSLPLVPLILVGPEAALEMHARLLGIAPFWTRIEDPARVSGEEPGIFLFEPIGLEGLRLDMGQATPQGGKGAGYSLEAACKLIRSGVADGVVTLPLHKAMLQEAGFNFPGHTEFLARFAGLRDEDVCMHLCGSKLRVSLVTTHPPLREVPDLISRERIKRCLALTVDFVRKLGVKTPVAVCGLNPHAGESGKIGHEDLEIVAPAVEDARKAGLNVVGPLPADTLFYRAAKGEFSAVLAMYHDQGLPPLKLMHFSRAVNVTLGLPFVRTSVDHGTGFDITGKGVADTGSFEEALTLAARLIEF; encoded by the coding sequence ATGAAACCCCTACTCGTAACACTGGGCGATCCGAACGGGCTGGGCCCCGAACTGGCCTGCCGTCTTTTCGGGCTTGGCGGCAGCGGTTCCCTGCCGCTGGTGCCGCTTATTCTCGTGGGGCCGGAAGCGGCTCTGGAAATGCATGCGCGTCTGCTCGGTATTGCGCCTTTCTGGACGCGAATCGAAGATCCTGCACGGGTGAGCGGTGAAGAGCCGGGAATTTTCCTGTTTGAACCCATCGGGCTTGAAGGGCTCAGGCTGGACATGGGACAGGCCACCCCGCAGGGCGGCAAGGGGGCAGGGTACTCGCTTGAAGCTGCCTGCAAGCTCATCCGGTCCGGCGTGGCGGACGGTGTGGTCACCTTGCCGTTGCACAAGGCCATGCTTCAGGAAGCAGGTTTCAATTTCCCCGGGCACACGGAGTTTCTGGCGCGTTTTGCCGGATTACGGGACGAAGACGTGTGCATGCACCTGTGCGGCAGCAAGTTGCGGGTGAGCCTTGTCACCACGCACCCTCCGCTGCGTGAAGTGCCCGACCTCATCAGCCGCGAGCGTATCAAACGCTGTCTGGCCCTGACTGTGGACTTTGTCCGCAAGCTCGGCGTGAAGACTCCCGTTGCCGTGTGCGGTTTGAACCCGCATGCCGGGGAATCCGGCAAGATCGGGCATGAGGATTTGGAAATCGTGGCGCCTGCAGTGGAGGACGCTCGTAAGGCCGGTCTTAACGTTGTAGGCCCGCTGCCTGCGGATACGCTTTTCTACCGCGCTGCCAAGGGCGAATTTTCCGCAGTGCTGGCCATGTACCACGATCAGGGGCTGCCGCCTCTCAAATTGATGCATTTTTCCCGGGCCGTGAACGTGACGCTTGGTCTGCCTTTTGTGCGGACCTCGGTGGACCACGGAACTGGTTTTGATATTACGGGCAAGGGCGTTGCCGATACCGGCAGCTTTGAAGAGGCCCTTACGCTTGCCGCCCGCTTGATCGAATTCTAG
- a CDS encoding hydantoinase/oxoprolinase family protein: MRIGIDVGGTHTDAVVVDGGRVVASAKVVTDHHNLLSSVQSALQGVLKDIDPKAVSRLNLSTTLSTNAIVEGRTEDVGVLVSAGPGIDPDDYQVGPYYYTVSGSIDHRGEEIAPPDVQEVDSLARNCCETGLKVYAVVGKFSTRNPAHEIMLTQGLMACADFVSQGHRLSGQLNFPRRIATAYYNSAVWRIYNKFADAIEESVREYGIYAPVHILKADGGTMPLATSREHPVESILSGPAASVMGIIALCDIQQDSIILDIGGTTTDIAIFASGSPVIENDGIEVGSYPTLVRALRTRSIGIGGDSRLHVQAGAVRVGPERVGPCMAAGGKQPTLIDALIYKGLAEFGDVETSKAGIRNLASLWDMFPDALADAAIDAAVNSIASAVEGLLDEVNSRPVYTIMELIEGAKLEPSRVYVMGGPAKAFSGLLTKALQRRVEVPEEHAIANAIGAALTRTTFELELFADTEKGVRFIPTLGIRDVVQRGYVLEHAQKDAVSLLLEHLGEQGVAVHERDVDILEANSFNMVGDYGTVGRNIRVKCQVRPGVAEAFRHD; the protein is encoded by the coding sequence GTGCGTATCGGCATTGACGTAGGGGGAACCCATACTGACGCGGTGGTGGTGGATGGCGGCAGGGTTGTCGCTTCGGCCAAGGTCGTGACCGATCACCATAACCTGCTGTCGTCCGTACAGAGTGCGCTGCAAGGTGTGCTGAAGGATATCGATCCCAAGGCGGTGTCGCGCCTGAACCTTTCCACCACCCTGTCTACGAACGCCATTGTGGAAGGCAGGACTGAGGATGTGGGGGTGCTCGTTTCCGCCGGCCCCGGCATTGATCCCGACGATTATCAGGTGGGGCCGTACTACTACACCGTCAGCGGTTCCATCGATCACAGGGGTGAGGAAATTGCACCCCCTGATGTGCAGGAGGTGGATAGCCTCGCACGCAATTGTTGCGAGACGGGCCTCAAGGTCTACGCCGTGGTGGGCAAGTTTTCCACCCGTAACCCCGCCCACGAAATCATGCTGACGCAAGGGCTCATGGCCTGTGCCGACTTCGTCTCGCAGGGGCACCGTCTGTCCGGACAGCTCAATTTCCCCCGCCGTATTGCAACCGCCTATTACAATTCCGCGGTCTGGCGCATCTACAACAAGTTTGCGGATGCCATCGAGGAGAGCGTGCGCGAGTACGGCATTTATGCCCCCGTGCATATTCTCAAGGCGGACGGCGGTACCATGCCTCTGGCCACTTCCCGCGAGCACCCCGTGGAATCCATTCTTTCCGGTCCTGCTGCGAGCGTCATGGGTATTATTGCCCTGTGCGACATTCAGCAAGACTCCATCATTCTCGATATTGGCGGCACCACCACGGACATCGCCATATTTGCCTCCGGTTCGCCGGTTATCGAGAATGACGGCATCGAGGTGGGCAGTTATCCGACGCTTGTTCGGGCTCTGCGTACCCGGTCCATCGGCATCGGCGGCGATTCGCGTCTGCACGTGCAGGCCGGAGCTGTGCGTGTGGGACCGGAACGCGTGGGACCATGCATGGCTGCGGGCGGCAAACAGCCTACACTCATTGATGCCCTCATCTACAAGGGGCTGGCAGAATTCGGTGACGTGGAAACTAGCAAGGCAGGTATCCGCAACCTTGCGTCCCTGTGGGACATGTTCCCGGATGCCCTTGCGGACGCCGCCATCGATGCCGCCGTCAACAGCATTGCCTCAGCCGTGGAAGGGCTGCTGGATGAGGTGAACTCCCGTCCCGTATACACCATCATGGAATTGATCGAAGGGGCGAAGCTGGAACCGAGCCGCGTGTATGTCATGGGCGGGCCCGCAAAGGCCTTCAGCGGCCTGCTGACCAAAGCCTTGCAGCGCAGGGTGGAGGTGCCGGAGGAGCACGCCATAGCCAATGCCATCGGTGCTGCGTTGACCCGCACAACCTTTGAACTGGAATTGTTTGCGGATACTGAAAAGGGCGTTCGTTTCATTCCCACGTTGGGCATCCGTGATGTGGTGCAGCGCGGATACGTGCTGGAACATGCGCAGAAGGATGCCGTGAGCCTGCTCCTTGAGCATCTGGGCGAGCAGGGCGTGGCGGTGCATGAACGCGATGTGGATATTCTGGAGGCGAACAGTTTCAACATGGTGGGCGATTACGGCACGGTGGGACGCAATATCCGTGTGAAGTGTCAGGTGCGTCCCGGCGTTGCGGAGGCGTTTCGTCATGATTAA
- a CDS encoding glycoside hydrolase family 3 protein, with protein MIKRLIAFVLFFLAAGASPAVSTWAHAAGKASLHDMAGQMLLVGFRGMDVTPESPIIRDIMQFNVGGVILFDYDVALKSKGRNIRDRAQVKALTDSLQQAARMPLFIAIDQEGGRVARLKPEYGFASTPSAAVLGNGTVDETRKAGETVGRMLADVGVNWDYAPVLDVNVNPECPVIGKLGRSFSSDPDVVAKHGAAFAEGLNRYGVIACLKHFPGHGSATADSHLGVTDITATWSLKELAPFRTVLEQGPRSGLRTAVMTGHLFNARLDAEYPATLSRSTITGLLREQLRYDGLVITDDMQMKAIADVYGLKEAVERAINAGADMLLFGNNISYDPDIVPKATRIIMKLVESKRISRQRVERSYQRIQALKAGIRKRDGQK; from the coding sequence ATGATTAAGCGGTTGATCGCCTTTGTCTTGTTCTTTCTAGCGGCGGGGGCTTCTCCCGCCGTTTCTACGTGGGCACATGCGGCAGGCAAGGCTTCGCTGCATGATATGGCGGGACAGATGCTGCTGGTCGGTTTTCGCGGCATGGACGTTACGCCGGAAAGCCCGATCATACGCGACATCATGCAGTTCAACGTGGGCGGTGTGATCCTCTTTGACTACGATGTGGCTCTCAAGAGCAAGGGGCGGAACATCCGTGACCGCGCGCAGGTCAAGGCGCTGACGGACTCCCTGCAGCAGGCGGCGCGCATGCCGCTGTTCATTGCCATTGATCAGGAAGGGGGGCGTGTCGCCCGTTTGAAGCCGGAATACGGCTTTGCATCAACGCCGTCTGCCGCTGTTCTGGGCAACGGCACTGTGGACGAAACCCGCAAGGCGGGCGAGACGGTGGGGCGCATGTTGGCCGACGTGGGGGTGAACTGGGACTATGCCCCCGTGCTGGATGTGAACGTGAACCCTGAATGTCCTGTCATCGGCAAGCTGGGCCGCAGTTTTTCATCCGATCCTGATGTGGTTGCCAAGCACGGAGCCGCATTTGCCGAAGGCCTGAACAGGTACGGCGTCATAGCCTGTCTCAAGCATTTTCCGGGGCATGGCAGCGCTACGGCGGACTCGCACCTTGGCGTGACCGACATCACGGCCACATGGTCTCTCAAGGAATTGGCCCCGTTCAGAACGGTGCTGGAGCAAGGACCACGCAGCGGCCTGCGCACGGCGGTCATGACGGGGCACTTGTTCAATGCCCGGTTGGATGCCGAGTATCCGGCCACGCTGTCCCGCAGCACCATAACCGGTCTTCTTCGCGAGCAGTTGCGCTATGACGGGCTGGTCATCACCGACGATATGCAGATGAAGGCCATTGCCGATGTCTACGGGTTGAAAGAGGCCGTGGAACGGGCCATAAACGCCGGTGCGGACATGCTGCTTTTCGGCAACAACATCAGCTACGATCCTGACATCGTTCCAAAGGCGACGCGGATCATCATGAAGCTGGTGGAATCGAAACGGATTTCGCGTCAGCGGGTTGAACGTTCCTACCAGCGCATTCAGGCTTTGAAAGCGGGAATACGAAAGAGGGACGGACAGAAGTAA